The DNA sequence CACAACCTCCGCGAGCGCGCCCTCGAAGTGGCGCGCCTCGCCGATGCTTTGGCCGCCACGGACGACGCCGCGGAGAAGTCGTACGCTGATGTCTTCGAGGAGGCTCCGCTCATCACGCTGGGGCTCTGCTACATGGAGAACGGGCGCTTCTCCGGCGGCGCGTACCACCCGATCCTCAGGCGCTGCGACCAGTTCCTCGGGGCCAAGCTCCCGGCCGCACTCGAGGAACGGCGGCGGCGCGCCGCGAAGCTGCTCGAGCTCAACGGATTCGTGAACGAGGCGGTCGCGGCGCTCAAGGCGAAGGGTCTCGAGAGCCCGTACCTGAAAGCCTTCGTGGTGGCCCGCATCAACCACCTGCGCTTCGTGAAGGACAAGCATCCGGACTTCGATAGCACCATCGACAAGATCCTCGGCGCCGCGCGGCGATTCAACGCCGGCAACATCAAGGCGGACCAGATCGCCCGCAGCGGTGGCCCTCCGACCTCCGACGACTGATCGTTCCCTCACGTACGACCGACATGCCGACTCTCGCCAAGCGCCTGCTGCTCGCCCTGGCCGTCGCGGCCGTGCTCACCGCCGTCGTCGCGCCCATCCCGACCGTGCGGATGCACCGACGGTTCCTGCAGGCATCGCCGAACCCCGACGCGCGTCACCGCACGCTGCTCGACGCCGACGGCCGCGTGCCGATGGCCGCGTGGCTCCCGGCGACGGACGCAACCGTAGAGCTGGCGGATGCCGGCCTCCTGCTGCGCCGGCTGTTCCCGTTCAACGCCGTCGGTGAGCAGCGCCCGTACGTGCGCGAGCTCGCTCCGCTGCCCATGCTCTGGGAATCGGCGAGCATGGACCCGACATTGTTCCGGGACGCCCGCGCGAGCGATAAGCCCACGGCCGCATTCGACCGCAGCCGTATCTTCCGTTCCGTCCAGCGGCGCCTGACGCCGGAGGAGCGTGCCTACGCGGCAAACGTCGCCGATGACTCGCTCTGGTTCGTGTTCGACCGAGTCGCCCATGCCGCGGCGGCGGACCTCGCGGCCGCGAGCTTCACGCAGCCGCTGCGCATGGAGGTGGCGCAATTCGAGATGCCGATTCCGCGGATCTCGCGCGTCAGCGCCCTGTCCGACGGCGTCGCGATGCGCGCCGCGCTCTACGCCGCCGCGGGCCAGCGCGACAGCGCCGACGCCGTGATTGGCCGGCTGTATGCGGTCGGCATGCTCTTCCACCGCGAAGGCCTCAACACCATCGAAGGCTTGCTGGGCCACCGCACGGCGATGAACGCCGTCTCAATGCGCCGCGGCCTGCACGAGACACTGCCCCAGCCCCGCAGCGGCGCGGTGATCGCTGCGCTGGACAGTCTACAGGCGCGTGACTCGAGCGCCCGACGGCCCTCCCGCGCGATGTCCGTGGCGACCGGCGCGGAAGAGCCTGCGGCGGTCGACGCCATCCGCGCGGGCCTCATCCGCGCCGTCGCGGACCCCACCATCACGCGAGCGTACCGCCTCGAGGCACTCGCCCTGCTCAGCCTGAGTCCCTGTGCGACAGCGGGACGCTTGCTCTTCGGCCCAGGTGACGCCGTGACTGCCGCGCAGGCAGCTGCCATGCAGTCCCTGCCGCGGACGGCGGCCGAGAGCGCATACGTCGCGCTGCTCGTACACCAACTCGACTCCGCGCGATTCGAGGACGCCAGTCCCAGCGGCCTCGCGGGGGCGTTTCTCACCACCAATCGCGCGCTGTCCGCCATCACGTTCAATCCACGCTTGCGGACCTGCAGCGAGATCGCGGCAACCGTAGTCTTCTGACGTCCGGCGGGCCCGGCGCGGCCCCGTCCGTCACTGGACGACGACGATCCGCAGCTCCACACGCCGGTTGGCATCGCGTCCCGCCGGCGTCGCATTGCTGGCAATCGGCCGTCGCGCGCCCATGCCGACGGCGAGCAAGCGTCCGGACGCCACGCCGCCGCCACGCAGCGCCTCCACGACCGCCAGCGCACGCTGCTCCGAGAGCGACTGGTTCACGGCAGCCGCGCCTGAGTCATCCGTATGCCCGATGACCGTCACGACGCTCGCTTGATAGTCGCGCAGCACGCCGGCGATGGTCGCGAGATGCGCCCGCGCCTCCGGGGCGAGCCGTGCGCTGCCGACCGCGAATGACGCCGTCGCACCGAGGCGCATCGTGATCGCTTCCCGCGCACGTTCGATCTGCAGGTCGGGGATGCGCAGCTGCCGGAACTTGGCCTCCTGCACGTCGATGTAGTACCCCACCTCGGCGGTCGACACGCGCTGGCCCGCCGAGACGAGGCCGAGGCGGCGCGCTGCGACGGCGGAGTCCATCTGCGACGCTTCGACGAGACCGGCGGGCCGCGACGCGCCGCGCGTCGATCCCGCGGATGCCGCTGCAGCGGACGTAGGGGCGGGCGACGGCGACTTCGCCAGGCCGAGGCGGCCGCAGCCGGACGCGATGAGTGCCGCGAGCGTGAGCGGAAGCAGCGCGATCCGCATTATGCGGAGGTTCCCTCGACGAAAGCCTGGAACTCGCGCGCGTCGACAGGGCGACTGTAGAGGAACCCTTGCACGAACTCCACCCCCTGATGGCGCAACCACGAGGCCTGCGCCTCCTCCTCGACGCCTTCGGCGACCATCCGGAGCTTCAACGAGCGGGCCATTTCAATAACATGCACTACGACGTGGCTGGTGGCTGCCCCCGTGCCGATGGCCTCGACGAAGGCCTTGTCAATCTTGAGCTGATCCAACGAGAAGCTCGCCAGGTACGCGAGGCTGGAATAGCCCGTCCCGAAGTCATCGACCGCCACGGCGTGGCCGCGCGCGCGGAACTCCGCGATCCGCGCGCGGGCGAGCTCCGTATCCACCAACGCGCGCTCGGTGATCTCGAGCTTGATTGCCGTCGGCGGCAGGCCGGCGGCCTCCAGCGCCCTCGGCAAGGCATCGATGAACCGCGGATCGTGCAGGTCCTGCGACCCGAGGTTCACGGCCAGCGCCAGCTCGGGCCGCGTCGCGAGCCAGGGCCCAAGCTCCCGCAACGCCTTGTGCAGCACGGCGAGCGTGAGATCGGTGATCAGTCCCTCCTTCTCGGCCAGCGCGACAAACACATCCGGCGGCACGCGCTCGTCACGCTCGGTGGTCCAGCGCGCGAGGACTTCCGCCCCGATGCACCGACCCGTTTCCAGGTCGACGATGGGTTGGTAGACCGCGGCGATGCGATCTTTGGCGATGGCCTCGCGGAGCTGCGTCGTGCGGCTGAGGCGGTGCCGCGTATAGCGCAGCAGCACGTAGAGCCACAGTCCGAGCAGTCCGACGCCTAGCGCCGAGCCACCGAGGACGGCGCCGCGGTAACGGCTCCAGAACTGGCCCAGCGGCTCCACCGCGACGATGTCGATCGGCATCTCGCCCGGGCGCGAGAAGCGCGCAATCACACGCGCCCCCTCGCGATCCATCGTCAGGCCGACCGGGAGCGAGGCGGGATCCGGCAGCACGGCCGTGTCGGGACGTGCCGTCAGGCGCAGGCCTTCCACCCAGAGGCCCGCCTGGCGACCCTCGAGCGGTCCGACATCGAGCAGCGCATGCGGGTCGAGCGCCACGTCGTGGTCGCCGAAACGCATCAGGAACAGCTGCACGCCACCCACGCGCGTGGCCGGCTTCGGCCACCAGGCAATCACGCCGGAATCATAAATGCGATCCGCCCTCGGCGGCCGAAGGCCCTCGCCGGCGAGGAAGCCGACGCCGCACAGGCGATCGGCGGCCCGCCAGTAGCCGATCGCGCGGATGTGCGGCCGCCCGATGGCCGCGTCCTGCAGCGCGGCGAGGTGCGCCGGACCGCAGCGGCGATGCGGCAGCTGCTCGAAGCCCTGCAGCAGCGTGCGTGCATCGAGGATCATGGACTCGGCGCGCCCGCCCAGGGCTTCGGCCAGCGCCGCCACGGCGCGTTCGTCGGCGCCGACGGAACTGCGGTAGAGCATCGCGGTGAACACGGCCGCGAGCGCGACCACGCCAACGAGTCCGGTCAGCGCGACCCGGACGAGCGTGCCGTCGCGCGGCTTCACCGCGGCGGTCCGCGCCGGGCGACGAGGAGCATCTCGTGTGAGCCGCGCGTCAGCGGGCCCTCGCGGAATCCGTCGTACACGCCGGTCACCGTGAGCCCGGCATCTTGCAGCAGCGCCTCGAGGTGCGTCGCCGTGTAGAGCCGGATGCGGTGCGTCCGCCGCTCCACCTTCCGACGCCGAGTCCACGTGGACTCGATGGTCAGGAAGCCACTGCGCGGGTCGAAGTGGCGATCCTGCCGCACCGCCGTACCCTCGGCCGTGGTCCACGCGTCGCCGCGCAGGAAGCGGTCGGTCAGCGCATCGCGATTGCCGCCCTGCCAGATGAAGACGCCGCCTCGCTTGAGCATCCGCGCCACCTGCTTGAGCACCCTGGCGTCGTCCGCCGGATCGTCAAAGAACCCGAAGCTCGTGAAGAGATTCACCACGCCGTCGAATCGACGGGTCCAGCGCAGCGGCAAGCGGCGCATATCGCCGCGCGTGTAGCGCAGCGTCTTGCCTGTGCCGCGTGCCTTGGCGGCCTTGAGCATGTCACGCGAGTAGTCGAGGCCGTCCACGTTGAAGCCCGCCTCGGCCAACAGATGCGCGTGGCGGCCCTGCCCGCAGGCGAGGTCGAGCACGCGCGCCCCGTGCGGCAGCGCGAGCAACTCGGTGAGGCGCGCGACCTGACGGCGCTCCTCGATGAGGTCGAAGACCGGTGAGTACTCGTCGAGATAGCCCGCGTCGAAATACGAACGCCACCAGTCCCCCGGTGGCGTCGTCCCAGCGCTGCCACGTGCGCCGCGGGCCATCAGAAGAATACGGGCTCGCGGTACGCGCCGAACACGTCTTCCAGGGCCGCGCGGATCTCATACAGCGTGCAGTAGCTGCGCGCGCAGTCGAGGATGAACGGCACCACGTTCTCCGTCCCGCGGGCCGCCTCGCGCAGCCGCGCAAGCTTCGCCTCGCAGGCGGCGTTGTCGCGCGTCTGGCGCAGCCGGGCCAGCGCGTCGGCCTGGTCGCGCGCCGCCTGCTCGTCGATCTTGAGCAGGGGAATCGTCAGCGCCGACTCGTCGTTCTCGAACGCGTTCACGCCGACGATCACGCGGCGGTGCTGCTCGATCTCCCACTGCTGCCGCGCCGCGCTCTCGGCGATCTTGCGCTGGAACCACCCCGTCTCGAGGCCCGGCACCACCCCGCCCTGCTCCTCGATCTGCGCGAACAGCGCCTCCGCCTCCCGCTCCATGTCGTCGGTGAGCTTCTCCACGTAGTACGAGCCGCCCAGCGGATCGATCACGTTCGGCACGCCCGTCTCGTAGGCCAGCACCTGCTGGGTACGCAGCGCGACCTCCACGGCGTGCTCGGTGGGCAGCGCCAGCGTCTCGTCCATGGAGTTGGTGTGCAGCGACTGCGTGCCGCCGAGCACCGCGGCCATGGCCTGGTAGGCCACGCGCACGATGTTGTTCATCGGCTGCTGCGCCGTGAGCGTCACGCCGGCGGTCTGCGAGTGGAAGCGCATGATCCACGAGCGCGGATTCTTGGCGCCGTACTTCTCCTTCATGTGCCGCGCCCAGATGCGGCGCGCCGCGCGCAGCTTGGCGATCTCCTCGAAGAAGTCGTTGTGGATGTCCCAGAAGAACGAGAGGCGCGGCGCGAAGTCGTCCACGTCCAGCCCGCGGGCGATGCCCCGCTCCACGTACGTGAAGCCGTCGGCCAGCGTGAAGGCCAGTTCCTGCGCCGCCGTGCTCCCCGCCTCGCGGATGTGGTAGCCCGAGATGGAAATGGTGTTCCACTGCGGCACGTGCTCGGAGCCGTACTCGAACATGTCGACGATCAACCGCAGCGCGGGCTCGATCGGGAAGCACCAGGCGTGCTGCGCCATGTACTCCTTGAGGATGTCATTCTGGATCGTCCCCCGGAGTTGCTCGGGCTTCACGCCCTGCTTCTCGGCCGCCGCGATGTAGAAGCACCACAGGATGATCGCCGGCCCGTTGATCGTCATCGACGTGGACACCTGGTCCAGCGGGATGCCCTCGAAGAGCTGCTCCATGTCGGCCAGCGAGCTGATGGCGACACCACACTTGCCCACCTCGCCTTCCGAGCGCGGGTGATCGGAGTCGTAGCCCATCAGCGTCGGGAAGTCGAAGGCCACCGAGAGGCCCGTCGTGCCGTTCTTGAGCAGGAACTTGTAGCGCTCGTTGGTCTCGCGGGCCGAGCCGAAGCCGGCGAACTGGCGCATGGTCCAGAGCTTGCCGCGGTAGCCCGTGGGATGGATGCCGCGCGTGAACGGATACACGCCCGGCACCTCGAAGGCCGTGCCGCCCGAGCCCTCGAGATCCATCGCCGTATAGAGCGGCGCGACTTCCTTCTCGGAGTTGGTGTACGCGATGTCGCGCACCTCACCCTTGTCGTAGCGGGCGCGCCACTGCGCGAGTTCCTTGCGGAGCGTATCGAGCTCGGCCTGCATCTGGGCCAGCGTCGGGTCGAGATCGGAAATCGAGGTCATCAGTCAGTCCCGGTCAGGGTTCCTGCCGCGACGGCCCGCTTGATCAGCGCCTCCGCCTCGGCGAGCGGCGTCGTCTCCCCGCGCTCCAGCGCGGGAATCCGGCCGTCCAGCCACTCGTTCACCGCGGCGTCGCGCCACAGCCGCGCGCGCAACCGCTGTTCCACCGCTTCCACCACGCGCTCGCGCAACCGCGCGCGGCGCCGGCGCTGGAGCGTCCCACTGGCTTCAAGATACGCAAAGTGCCGTTCGAGGGCGTCCATGAACTCGGGGACGCCTTCTCCCGTGGCGCCGATCGTCCGCAGCACCGGCGGCGTCCAGGATTGCTCGTCGTTCGCCTTGGCGGCCTCGCGCGCGACCTTTGCCGGGTTCAGGCGCTTCAAGTCCACGCCGTGGTGTGCCGGCACGTCACGCATCGTCGCACCCGTGCGGAGGCCGAGCATCAACTCGATGTCGTTGCGCAGGCGATCTGCCCCAGGGCGGTCGGCCTTGTTGACGACGAACAGATCGGCAATCTCCATCACGCCCGCCTTGAGCGTCTGGATGGAATCGCCGCTCTCGGGGACGAGCACCACCGCGCTGGTATCCGCCAGCCGCGCGATATCGAGTTCGCTCTGGCCCACGCCAACGGTTTCGACGAGGATGCGATCCACCCCGGCGGCATCGAGCACGTCGCAGACCTCACGCGTGGCCGATGCGAGGCCGCCGAGCGACCCGCGCGTCGCCATCGACCGGATGAAGACGTTCTCGTGCAGCGCGACGCGCTCCATGCGCACGCGGTCGCCAAGCAGCGCACCGCCGGTGAACGGCGACGTCGGATCCACCGCCACCACGCCCACGCGCAGTCCCTGCGCCAGGTAGGCCTCGGCGAGCAAGGTCGTGAGCGTGGACTTCCCCGCTCCCGGCGGCCCCGTGATACCCACGCGCCGCGCCGTCCCCACCCGCGGGTGGCAGGCGGCGAGCAGAGCCTCCCAGCCGCGGCGCCGGTCCTCGATGATGCTGACCGCACGGGCCATCGCCACCTTGCGGCCGTTGAACAGGTCTGCCAGCAGCGTCTCGTTCACGCGTCGGTCACCGGATCGTCGTGTTCATCCTGGATCTCGCCGACGAACTCCTCGACGAGGTCTTCGAGCGTCACCAGGCCCAGCGTCTCGCCGGCGGCCCCACGCACGATGGCCAGGTGCCGTCTGTCGCGCAGCATGCGCGTCATCAGCGCGTGGCAGGGTTCGTCGGGCGTCGCGACGGCCACCGGCCGCGGGGCGCGCAACGGCGCCTCGGGCCGCGCGATGACGTCCCAGCTCGTCACCATGCCGACCACGTGGTCGATGGTGCCGTCGTAGATGGGGAGCCGCGAGTACTTGGACTGCGCCACGAGCTGCGCCACATGATCGGCGCGGGCCGTCCGCTCCACGGCGACGATGTCCGCGCGCGCCGTCATGACGGCCGACACGCGGGTATCGCCGAACTCGACCACGCCGCTGATGATCTCGCGCTCCTCGGCGGCGCCCACGCCCTCGAGCTCGCCCTCGCGCAGCAAGTCCTCGAGCACGTCACCGGGCGTTTCCGGCGCGGCCGCACTGGGGCCCGCCCAGCGGGATACCAGCCGCATGGCGACGCGCGCCAGCGGCTGCGTGAGCCCTTCCACCACCCGCAGCAGCGGCAGCACCACGGGCAGCGACTCCGCCGGCCAGCGGCGGGCAATCGCTCGGGGCACCAGCTGCCCGAACACCAAGAGCATCGCCGCGGCGACGACGAGCGTCTGCGCGAGCGAGAACCCGCGATCGCCCTGCTGCAAGCCCAGCACCGCGCCCAGCGTGTACACGGTGCCGGCGATGCCCGCGCCCGCCGCGATGAGCAACCGCTGCGGACGCTCGAGGTACAGCGCAGCGGTTCCGGCGCCCGCGAGGCGCTGCTCGGCCCAGTGGCGCAGCCAGATGCGACTCACGGTGCGCAGCGCCGTCGCCGCCGTGGTGAGCACCCCCACCACGCCAACCAACAGGATCAGCGGCCACAGCGAGCTCATGCGCCCTCCGGCGGCGCCGTGACCGGCTCCGGCTCGAGATACACGCGATGCACACGCCGCCGCACCACACGCTCGGCGACCAGCTTGTAGCCGTCCAGGACAATCGCCTCGCCGGGCTTGGGCACGCGCCCGAGCACCTCCATCAGCAGGCCACCGACGGTTGCGACATCGCCGCGCGTCCAGTCGCGGTCCGTGAGCTCCGACAGACGCTCCAACGACACTTCCGCCGCCACCCACAGCCGGCCGTTCTCACCGCGCTCCACCTCGGGCAGCTCGGCGTCGCCTTCGTCCTGGATGTCGCCGATGATGAGCTCCAGCACGTCTTCGAGCGTCACGAGGCCCGCCGTGCCCCCGAACTCATCCGCGACGATCGCCAGGTGCCGATGCGTGCTGCGGAACTCGCGCAGCTGGGCTTCCACGGTCTTCGACTCCGGCACGAACGGCGCCGGCTTCACGAGCGACTGCCAGCCCGCCGCGGGCTCTTCATCGGCGAGGAGCGCCGGCAGCAGGTCCTTGGCGTACAGGATGCCGACCACTTCGTCGAGCGTCCCGTCGTAGACCACGAGGCGCGCGTGGCGCGCGCTGCGCACGCGGTCGACGACTTCGCTCCACGGCGTATCCTTCTCGAGCCCGACGATGTCGACGCGCGGCACCATGATCGACGAGACCTTGGTGTCGCCGAGCGAGAAGACGCCGTGGATCAGCACTTCCTCCTGCGGCGACACATCCGCCTCGGCGGCCACCACTTCGCGGAACCGCTCCACGGCATCGTCGTGGTCCTCATCGTCCGGCGTCGGCGGCGGCAGCAGCGCCATCAGTGCGTCGTCTGCCCAGCGTCCGAAGGTCACCACCGGCGCCCCGATCCATTCCACGGCTTCCACCACGGCGCCGACGCGGGCGAGCCCGCGCGAGCCGGCGGCATCACCCGCGGCGCGCGCGCCGACCTCGGTGATCGCGAGCAGCGCCACGCCCGCTACGACGATCCCCGGCGTCGCCCACGCGGCCGGAAACCAGCCCGTGGCCAGCAACGCGACCGTCGTCGCCGCGCCGCTCACGAGTTGCGCGACGATGCGCCCGAAGGCCAAGGCCCGATGCGCACGCTCGCGCCGGTCAAGCAGGGCGCGGGTGCGCGCATCACTCGGAGGCTCGTCGGCATCCAACCCGAGCAGCGCCCCGTCCGCGAAGGCACAGAGCGCCGCGAGCGTCGCCGCCGCGAGGGCGATGAATCCCGCCAGCAGCGTCACGCGGCGAGCACCTGCCGGAGGAGACGCTCCTGACGCTTCCACATGGGCGAGCGCGTGCGCGCCTCACCCTCGGGGTGCTCGTAGCCGAGCACATGCAGCGCCCCGTGCACCGCAAGGCGCAGGAGTTCCTCGCGCAGCGGCACGCCGAAGGCCTTGGCGTTCTCCTGCGCCACGGCCGGGCAGATATACACGTCGCCGATCACGGCGCCCGCGGGATCGCGGAACCCGAACGTGATGATGTCCGTGGGACCGCTGTGGCCGAGGTGCTCGCGGTTGAGGGCCGCCATCTGCCGTGGCGTCATGAGGGTCACGCTGACCAAGGCGTTCCGCACCTTCTCGGCGCGCAGCACGCGTTCCACGGCATCGCCCAGGCGTGCCGATGCGACGGGCACGCGCAGCCCCTCGCGGTTCACGACGACACGCAACGCGGTGGCGGCCTTCGGACGGCGCAGGCTCACGTGCCCGCGTCCTGCGCGTAGGCCTTCACGATCTCGCGCACGAGGCGGTGGCGCACCACGTCCGTCTCGGTGAAGTAGTGGAAGGCGATGCCCTCGATGTTCTGCAGGATGCGCTCCACCTGCAGCAGGCCGCTCTCCTCGCGCTTCGGCAGGTCGATCTGCGTCTTGTCGCCGGTGATCACCGCACGCGAGTTCAGGCCGAGGCGCGTGAGGAACATCTTCATCTGCGCGTTGGTGGCGTTCTGCGCTTCGTCGAGGATCACGAAGGCATCGGCCAAGGTGCGGCCGCGCATGTAGGCCAGCGGCGCGATCTCGATGACGCGGGTCTCGAGCGCGCGCACCACCCGCTCCGGTGGCATGAGGTCGTCGAGCGCGTCGTAGAGCGGGCGCAGGTACGGGTCCACCTTGGCCTGCATGTCGCCCGGCAGGAAGCCGAGCGACTCACCCGCCTCGACCGCCGGTCGCGCGAGCACGATGCGGCGCACCCGCTTGCGGGCCAGGGCGTCCACCGCCGCGGCGACCGCGAGGTAGGTCTTGCCGGTTCCCGCCGGTCCGATGCCGACGACAATCTCGTTGTCGAGCATCTTCTGCATGTACTCGGCCTGCCCGTTCGTCTTGGGCTGGATGATCTTGCGCACGCCTGGCAGCACGATCTTCCCCGGCGTGGAGCTGTCGCGGGCCGGGCCTTCCATCGAGAAACGCAGCACGTCGTCCGGGTCCAGCGGCTGCCGCTGCTTCGCGTGGTCGAT is a window from the Pseudogemmatithrix spongiicola genome containing:
- a CDS encoding acyl-CoA mutase large subunit family protein — protein: MTSISDLDPTLAQMQAELDTLRKELAQWRARYDKGEVRDIAYTNSEKEVAPLYTAMDLEGSGGTAFEVPGVYPFTRGIHPTGYRGKLWTMRQFAGFGSARETNERYKFLLKNGTTGLSVAFDFPTLMGYDSDHPRSEGEVGKCGVAISSLADMEQLFEGIPLDQVSTSMTINGPAIILWCFYIAAAEKQGVKPEQLRGTIQNDILKEYMAQHAWCFPIEPALRLIVDMFEYGSEHVPQWNTISISGYHIREAGSTAAQELAFTLADGFTYVERGIARGLDVDDFAPRLSFFWDIHNDFFEEIAKLRAARRIWARHMKEKYGAKNPRSWIMRFHSQTAGVTLTAQQPMNNIVRVAYQAMAAVLGGTQSLHTNSMDETLALPTEHAVEVALRTQQVLAYETGVPNVIDPLGGSYYVEKLTDDMEREAEALFAQIEEQGGVVPGLETGWFQRKIAESAARQQWEIEQHRRVIVGVNAFENDESALTIPLLKIDEQAARDQADALARLRQTRDNAACEAKLARLREAARGTENVVPFILDCARSYCTLYEIRAALEDVFGAYREPVFF
- a CDS encoding PhoH family protein, producing the protein MTDSTMGGESITTKLPTEGADLLTLAGVADGNLSELQRLFPVRATLRGEQLTLTGTPDAVEKAAQVAQRMIDHAKQRQPLDPDDVLRFSMEGPARDSSTPGKIVLPGVRKIIQPKTNGQAEYMQKMLDNEIVVGIGPAGTGKTYLAVAAAVDALARKRVRRIVLARPAVEAGESLGFLPGDMQAKVDPYLRPLYDALDDLMPPERVVRALETRVIEIAPLAYMRGRTLADAFVILDEAQNATNAQMKMFLTRLGLNSRAVITGDKTQIDLPKREESGLLQVERILQNIEGIAFHYFTETDVVRHRLVREIVKAYAQDAGT
- the meaB gene encoding methylmalonyl Co-A mutase-associated GTPase MeaB — protein: MNETLLADLFNGRKVAMARAVSIIEDRRRGWEALLAACHPRVGTARRVGITGPPGAGKSTLTTLLAEAYLAQGLRVGVVAVDPTSPFTGGALLGDRVRMERVALHENVFIRSMATRGSLGGLASATREVCDVLDAAGVDRILVETVGVGQSELDIARLADTSAVVLVPESGDSIQTLKAGVMEIADLFVVNKADRPGADRLRNDIELMLGLRTGATMRDVPAHHGVDLKRLNPAKVAREAAKANDEQSWTPPVLRTIGATGEGVPEFMDALERHFAYLEASGTLQRRRRARLRERVVEAVEQRLRARLWRDAAVNEWLDGRIPALERGETTPLAEAEALIKRAVAAGTLTGTD
- a CDS encoding OmpA family protein, with translation MRIALLPLTLAALIASGCGRLGLAKSPSPAPTSAAAASAGSTRGASRPAGLVEASQMDSAVAARRLGLVSAGQRVSTAEVGYYIDVQEAKFRQLRIPDLQIERAREAITMRLGATASFAVGSARLAPEARAHLATIAGVLRDYQASVVTVIGHTDDSGAAAVNQSLSEQRALAVVEALRGGGVASGRLLAVGMGARRPIASNATPAGRDANRRVELRIVVVQ
- a CDS encoding EAL domain-containing protein yields the protein MKPRDGTLVRVALTGLVGVVALAAVFTAMLYRSSVGADERAVAALAEALGGRAESMILDARTLLQGFEQLPHRRCGPAHLAALQDAAIGRPHIRAIGYWRAADRLCGVGFLAGEGLRPPRADRIYDSGVIAWWPKPATRVGGVQLFLMRFGDHDVALDPHALLDVGPLEGRQAGLWVEGLRLTARPDTAVLPDPASLPVGLTMDREGARVIARFSRPGEMPIDIVAVEPLGQFWSRYRGAVLGGSALGVGLLGLWLYVLLRYTRHRLSRTTQLREAIAKDRIAAVYQPIVDLETGRCIGAEVLARWTTERDERVPPDVFVALAEKEGLITDLTLAVLHKALRELGPWLATRPELALAVNLGSQDLHDPRFIDALPRALEAAGLPPTAIKLEITERALVDTELARARIAEFRARGHAVAVDDFGTGYSSLAYLASFSLDQLKIDKAFVEAIGTGAATSHVVVHVIEMARSLKLRMVAEGVEEEAQASWLRHQGVEFVQGFLYSRPVDAREFQAFVEGTSA
- a CDS encoding ParB N-terminal domain-containing protein, translating into MATAKKKRAAKKSKKAAAAKTRGLDARRLAPTAAPTAVSALAERIADDGGDVLATYRDPLGGRWQLLAALPIDAVAPTPYQRDLSDTHVAKLADAVDKLDRFLDPIVAVPAPDGGYWTPNGNHRLGAMRQLGAKAITALVVPEPELAHRILALNTEKAHNLRERALEVARLADALAATDDAAEKSYADVFEEAPLITLGLCYMENGRFSGGAYHPILRRCDQFLGAKLPAALEERRRRAAKLLELNGFVNEAVAALKAKGLESPYLKAFVVARINHLRFVKDKHPDFDSTIDKILGAARRFNAGNIKADQIARSGGPPTSDD
- a CDS encoding hemolysin family protein translates to MTLLAGFIALAAATLAALCAFADGALLGLDADEPPSDARTRALLDRRERAHRALAFGRIVAQLVSGAATTVALLATGWFPAAWATPGIVVAGVALLAITEVGARAAGDAAGSRGLARVGAVVEAVEWIGAPVVTFGRWADDALMALLPPPTPDDEDHDDAVERFREVVAAEADVSPQEEVLIHGVFSLGDTKVSSIMVPRVDIVGLEKDTPWSEVVDRVRSARHARLVVYDGTLDEVVGILYAKDLLPALLADEEPAAGWQSLVKPAPFVPESKTVEAQLREFRSTHRHLAIVADEFGGTAGLVTLEDVLELIIGDIQDEGDAELPEVERGENGRLWVAAEVSLERLSELTDRDWTRGDVATVGGLLMEVLGRVPKPGEAIVLDGYKLVAERVVRRRVHRVYLEPEPVTAPPEGA
- a CDS encoding CNNM domain-containing protein, which translates into the protein MSSLWPLILLVGVVGVLTTAATALRTVSRIWLRHWAEQRLAGAGTAALYLERPQRLLIAAGAGIAGTVYTLGAVLGLQQGDRGFSLAQTLVVAAAMLLVFGQLVPRAIARRWPAESLPVVLPLLRVVEGLTQPLARVAMRLVSRWAGPSAAAPETPGDVLEDLLREGELEGVGAAEEREIISGVVEFGDTRVSAVMTARADIVAVERTARADHVAQLVAQSKYSRLPIYDGTIDHVVGMVTSWDVIARPEAPLRAPRPVAVATPDEPCHALMTRMLRDRRHLAIVRGAAGETLGLVTLEDLVEEFVGEIQDEHDDPVTDA
- a CDS encoding class I SAM-dependent methyltransferase, which translates into the protein MARGARGSAGTTPPGDWWRSYFDAGYLDEYSPVFDLIEERRQVARLTELLALPHGARVLDLACGQGRHAHLLAEAGFNVDGLDYSRDMLKAAKARGTGKTLRYTRGDMRRLPLRWTRRFDGVVNLFTSFGFFDDPADDARVLKQVARMLKRGGVFIWQGGNRDALTDRFLRGDAWTTAEGTAVRQDRHFDPRSGFLTIESTWTRRRKVERRTHRIRLYTATHLEALLQDAGLTVTGVYDGFREGPLTRGSHEMLLVARRGPPR
- the ybeY gene encoding rRNA maturation RNase YbeY; this translates as MSLRRPKAATALRVVVNREGLRVPVASARLGDAVERVLRAEKVRNALVSVTLMTPRQMAALNREHLGHSGPTDIITFGFRDPAGAVIGDVYICPAVAQENAKAFGVPLREELLRLAVHGALHVLGYEHPEGEARTRSPMWKRQERLLRQVLAA